One window from the genome of Zymoseptoria tritici IPO323 chromosome 11, whole genome shotgun sequence encodes:
- the GALM1 gene encoding aldose 1-epimerase (mutarotase; aldose mutarotase), whose amino-acid sequence MLMLTDNPQVQSPFRTYSCILLKCPSISAPLIMVLNREDSESMAQSKFSDAFTFLPQGGIIQEFRVGGHNIVLGFPSAASYKSEHSPFFGENIGRVCNRISNAKIDRLNGKSYDLTANNGPNTLHGGPSGWGKKDFEGPTPVTRNGKDAVLFKYLSKDGDEGFPGTVEVKIWYTPSLEQDHGIEKTSLEIEYEAELVGDEVEETAVSLTNHSYFNISGGPTIEGTRAKVQTNMHMVTDSDDIPTGAIEPYPGIPQDEQFVFGPEEPNPDHCFVMNTDPSTIKLDTRKEQMYKLLELSHPNTNIHFEALSTEPAFQFYAGRFIDVPAMDGQPARGPRSGMCIEASRYVNAINNDKWRDMVILKKGQVWGSRTIYRAWVV is encoded by the exons ATGCTGATGCTGACTGACAATCCACAAGTCCAATCTCCTTTCCGAACGTACTCATGTATCCT GCTAAAGTGCCCCTCCATCTCGGCTCCACTGATCATGGTATTGAACCGCGAGGACAGTGAAAG CATGGCTCAATCCAAGTTCTCCGACGCCTTCACGTTCCTGCCTCAGGGCGGCATCATCCAAGAATTCCGCGTGGGCGGCCACAACATCGTACTGGGCTTCCCATCAGCAGCTTCGTACAAGTCCGAGCACAGTCCATTCTTCGGCGAGAATATCGGCAGAGTCTGCAATCGTATCTCGAACGCGAAGATCGACCGACTGAACGGAAAGAGCTATGACTTGACCGCGAACAATGGTCCCAACACCCTGCACGGAGGACCTTCAGGCTGGGGTAAGAAGGACTTCGAGGGACCTACACCTGTCACACGGAATGGAAAAGATGCAGTGCTATTCAAATACCTCAGCAAAGACGGAGATGAGGGCTTTCCGGGTACGGTGGAGGTGAAGATCTGGTATACACCTTCGTTGGAGCAAGACCATGGCATTGAGAAGACAAGTCTCGAGATCGAATATGAAGCCGAGCTCGTGGgcgatgaagtcgaagagacGGCCGTCAGCTTGACGAATCACAG CTACTTCAACATCTCAGGAGGCCCAACCATCGAAGGGACAAGAGCGAAAGTCCAGACCAACATGCATATGGTGACCGATAGCGACGATATCCCCACAGGTGCCATTGAGCCATACCCAGGCATTCCACAAGACGAGCAGTTCGTCTTTGGGCCCGAGGAGCCGAATCCAGATCACTGCTTCGTGATGAACACAGATCCATCAACCATCAAGCTGGATACTCGAAAGGAACAGATGTACAAGCTGCTCGAGCTATCGCATCCCAACACCAATATTCACTTTGAGGCCTTGAGCACAGAACCTGCCTTCCAATTCTATGCTGGCCGTTTCATCGATGTGCCAGCCATGGACGGACAGCCCGCGCGAGGACCTCGAAGCGGAATGTGTATCGAGGCTTCGCGCTACGTGAACGCcatcaacaacgacaagTGGAGAGATATGGTAATCCTCAAGAAAGGTCAAGTTTGGGGCAGCCGCACGATCTATCGCGCTTGGGTGGTATAA